The sequence TCATCTCAATAATCTTGAGGCATTAAGGATTCTTTCTCAAGAAAGTCTAAATCTTGTAAGGGATTTGGAAAAGCTTGGAATCAGAGCTGATAGAAATGAGTTGGATCAGATTCTTTATACCCAAGAGGGGGGGCATCAAAGGGCAAGGATTATTCACTTTGATGGAGATGGGAGTGGAAAGTTTTTGCACACTCATCTTCTTGAGCGCTTAAGGCATCCATTATGGAAAGATACCCAAGTGGTTGATTTATTGATTGAGGGGGGAAGGTGTCAAGGGGTTTTAATCAAGAGAGGGGAAGAGATCATCAAAGTTTTGGCCAACTATGTTGTCCTAGCTAGCGGAGGGATAGGGGGGTTATATACTTATCATACCAACGCAAGGACATTGAGCGCAGATTTGCACGGAATGATTCTAAAGCACAACTTGAAGCTTAAAGATATGGAAATGATGCAGTTTCATCCCACTGTATATACACAAGCCCCAAGTGCTAGAAAACCTCTGATAAGTGAGGCAGTCAGGGGGGAGGGGGGGAAGATTGTCAATGCGAGGGGTGAGAGATTTTTGTTTGCATATGATGAGCGTGGAGAGCTTGCACCAAGGGATATAGTGGCAAGAGGGATTTTTGATCATTGTCGCAAAAGCGGAGAGCAAGCTTTTTTGGATCTTTCAAGTTTTTCTTATCAACATTTCAAAGATAGGTTTCCTAATATCTTCACTTCTTTGAAAGAATATGGAGCCAATCCGCCTTATGAGCTGATTCCCATTTCACCTGCATTTCATTATTGTATGGGCGGGATTGAGGTGGGACTTGATGGGAGGGTTGTGGGGGTTGAAAAT comes from Helicobacter kayseriensis and encodes:
- a CDS encoding L-aspartate oxidase gives rise to the protein MKYDVVIVGSGVAGLYCALHLPSSLKVLLVCKEEPQECNTFYAQGGISVALDEEDMRLHIEDTLGAGSHLNNLEALRILSQESLNLVRDLEKLGIRADRNELDQILYTQEGGHQRARIIHFDGDGSGKFLHTHLLERLRHPLWKDTQVVDLLIEGGRCQGVLIKRGEEIIKVLANYVVLASGGIGGLYTYHTNARTLSADLHGMILKHNLKLKDMEMMQFHPTVYTQAPSARKPLISEAVRGEGGKIVNARGERFLFAYDERGELAPRDIVARGIFDHCRKSGEQAFLDLSSFSYQHFKDRFPNIFTSLKEYGANPPYELIPISPAFHYCMGGIEVGLDGRVVGVENLFAIGECANNGLHGANRLASNSLLEGLVFGKRVANEISGVYEDKQGDVEVRLPTMKELFHANDLELKNQLRHLMWNQVGIIRTKQGLQEALRIIEQMQMGIMGEMFGLRLKVAREIVLHALARETSLGAHFIQE